A region of Myxococcus stipitatus DSM 14675 DNA encodes the following proteins:
- a CDS encoding EF-hand domain-containing protein — protein sequence MATKKRKSSAAKKSSRRASTAKKPAAKKSAARKATAKKAATRKSAAKKGSAKKSPATKKGAARKSAAKKGAARKSTTAKKKSGTSVRGGKKAASASTPRTARLPPPRETPAPVEVSIVAWAEPVEEDTPFEEQVETSSAGLQPLAPEHAAVDELTSSGNELLDIFQRYDRNRTGAIERAEFARLLEALGQNVTDEELEIALDIVDTDNTGRISWSEFKVWWNSR from the coding sequence ATGGCGACGAAGAAACGCAAGTCGAGTGCTGCGAAGAAGTCATCCCGGCGCGCCTCCACCGCGAAGAAGCCCGCGGCGAAGAAGTCCGCGGCACGAAAGGCCACCGCGAAGAAGGCCGCGACGCGAAAGAGCGCCGCGAAGAAGGGCTCGGCGAAGAAGAGCCCTGCGACGAAGAAGGGAGCTGCTCGCAAGAGCGCCGCGAAGAAGGGCGCGGCTCGGAAGAGCACCACCGCGAAGAAGAAGTCCGGCACCAGCGTGCGAGGTGGCAAGAAGGCCGCGAGTGCGTCCACGCCACGCACCGCCAGGCTGCCCCCTCCTCGGGAGACCCCCGCTCCGGTGGAGGTCTCCATCGTGGCCTGGGCGGAGCCCGTGGAGGAGGACACGCCGTTCGAGGAGCAGGTGGAGACCTCGTCCGCGGGCCTCCAGCCGCTCGCCCCCGAGCACGCGGCGGTGGACGAGCTGACCAGCTCCGGCAACGAGCTGCTCGACATCTTCCAGCGCTATGACCGCAACCGGACCGGCGCCATCGAGCGCGCGGAGTTCGCGCGGCTGCTGGAGGCGCTCGGGCAGAACGTCACGGACGAGGAGCTGGAGATCGCCCTGGACATCGTCGACACGGACAACACCGGGCGCATCTCCTGGAGCGAGTTCAAGGTCTGGTGGAACAGCCGCTAG
- a CDS encoding DEAD/DEAH box helicase has product MSDSFERLGLSQATLGALRRVRFTQPTPIQSQAIPPALAGKDVIGCAATGTGKTAAYVLPLVERFASKKGTLALVLAPTRELVQQISEPVQVFAEARGLTQTVIIGGEDMGAQVEALQAQPTFVLATPGRLVDLLDTGAARFPKLEALVLDEADRMLDMGFLPQLQRILSALPRKRQTLLFSATLGADVGRFAREQLVRPVRVAVTRSGTPAERAEQRLYIVKPEEKSALLLSLLAQDSTTALVFAKSKERADKVLRTLQRAGHKSAVLHADRTQNQRRQALEGFRKGTYRCLVATDIAARGLDVEDVGQVINFDLPHSPEDYVHRIGRTARAQASGVASTFATSRDKDVVERIERIMRGQIPRVPVPREDPVFQEAWTHFLASQKDPGPPQQDTAPRSPGQPEGRHARTHRKPRRD; this is encoded by the coding sequence GTGAGTGATTCCTTCGAACGGCTCGGACTGTCTCAAGCCACCCTCGGCGCGCTGCGCCGGGTGCGCTTCACCCAGCCCACGCCCATCCAGTCCCAGGCCATCCCCCCCGCCCTCGCCGGCAAGGACGTCATCGGCTGCGCGGCCACGGGCACCGGAAAGACGGCCGCCTACGTGCTCCCCCTCGTGGAGCGCTTCGCGAGCAAGAAGGGCACCCTCGCACTGGTGCTCGCCCCCACCCGCGAGCTCGTGCAGCAGATCTCCGAACCCGTCCAGGTCTTCGCCGAGGCCCGAGGCCTCACGCAGACCGTCATCATCGGCGGCGAGGACATGGGCGCCCAGGTCGAGGCCCTCCAGGCCCAGCCCACCTTCGTCCTCGCCACCCCGGGCCGACTGGTCGACCTGCTCGACACCGGAGCCGCCCGCTTCCCCAAGCTCGAGGCCCTGGTCCTCGACGAAGCGGACCGGATGCTCGACATGGGCTTCCTGCCGCAGCTCCAGCGCATCCTCTCCGCGCTGCCTCGCAAGCGACAGACGCTGCTCTTCTCCGCGACGCTGGGCGCGGACGTGGGGCGCTTCGCCCGCGAGCAGTTGGTCCGTCCCGTGCGAGTGGCCGTCACTCGCAGCGGCACCCCCGCCGAGCGCGCCGAGCAGCGCCTCTACATCGTCAAGCCGGAGGAGAAGTCCGCGCTCCTGCTCTCCCTGCTCGCCCAGGACTCCACCACGGCGCTCGTCTTCGCGAAGTCGAAGGAGCGCGCCGACAAGGTCCTCCGCACCCTCCAGCGCGCGGGCCACAAGAGCGCGGTGCTGCACGCGGACCGCACGCAGAACCAGCGCCGACAGGCGCTCGAGGGCTTCCGCAAGGGGACCTACCGCTGCCTCGTGGCCACGGACATCGCCGCGCGCGGGCTCGACGTGGAAGACGTGGGCCAGGTCATCAACTTCGACCTGCCCCACTCTCCCGAGGACTACGTCCACCGCATCGGCCGCACCGCGCGCGCACAGGCCAGCGGAGTCGCCTCCACGTTCGCCACCTCGCGCGACAAGGACGTGGTGGAGCGCATCGAGCGCATCATGCGAGGACAGATTCCCCGCGTCCCCGTGCCCCGCGAGGACCCCGTGTTCCAGGAGGCCTGGACGCACTTCCTCGCCTCGCAGAAGGACCCGGGCCCGCCGCAGCAGGACACCGCGCCGCGCTCCCCGGGACAACCCGAGGGACGCCACGCGCGCACCCACCGCAAGCCCCGCCGCGACTGA
- a CDS encoding RNA polymerase sigma factor, which yields MSEDRLHTLYRTYGPSLYARCRQILGDDAAAADATQETFLRLHRQLERAPDAQHALAWIYRVATNYCLNQARDRHRRALPVADVPDVPGLDSERLLEDRDLARRLIATAPPKVAEVAWLHLADGMTQDEVAQVLGISRRTVVNRLADFHRHAHALAGRPPA from the coding sequence ATGTCCGAAGATCGCCTCCACACGCTGTACCGCACCTACGGGCCGTCGCTCTACGCCCGGTGCCGGCAGATTCTGGGTGATGACGCCGCGGCGGCGGACGCGACCCAGGAGACCTTCCTTCGCCTCCACCGCCAGTTGGAGCGTGCGCCGGACGCCCAGCATGCGCTGGCGTGGATCTACCGCGTCGCCACCAACTACTGCCTCAACCAGGCGAGGGACCGGCATCGCCGTGCCCTGCCTGTCGCCGACGTCCCGGATGTCCCAGGACTCGATTCCGAGCGACTTCTGGAGGACCGGGACCTGGCCCGGCGCCTCATCGCCACAGCCCCCCCGAAAGTGGCGGAAGTCGCCTGGCTCCACCTCGCCGATGGAATGACGCAGGACGAGGTGGCCCAGGTGCTTGGAATCTCCCGTCGCACCGTCGTCAACCGCCTCGCTGACTTCCACCGGCACGCACACGCGCTCGCCGGGAGGCCGCCCGCATGA
- a CDS encoding alpha-ketoglutarate-dependent dioxygenase AlkB encodes MALPPRRGPSLAHKARQRSPGHHYNASFLSSVDRADILTWLGGLHPLWEERYSKHFPPPPGQQQRRLLRPVYWLGNWQFACLDYYRPPKGVLNRCVKAEPFPAVLQRQVTKVEELARRMFRGPDLPKGWHLNTCLVNFYGSRLEEDRWVDTARVGEHKDFEPGPVASLSFGERALIQFVTSTRPGERDAVVLEQWLDDGSLELFGGKQWKEETFHRVQRVDTREGHDLAPKLPDFRTRRINLTFRYVPDVHVTPFAALSTEAREDVRGYMERLAKGSAFFRAELAREARPPAP; translated from the coding sequence ATGGCACTCCCCCCCCGCCGAGGCCCGTCGCTGGCCCACAAGGCCCGGCAGCGCAGCCCTGGCCACCACTACAACGCGAGCTTCCTGTCCTCGGTGGACCGGGCGGACATCCTGACCTGGCTGGGAGGGCTGCACCCGCTCTGGGAGGAGCGCTACTCCAAGCACTTCCCGCCGCCCCCGGGGCAGCAGCAGCGGCGCCTCCTCCGGCCGGTGTACTGGCTGGGCAACTGGCAGTTCGCTTGTCTGGACTACTACCGCCCCCCGAAGGGGGTGCTCAACCGGTGCGTGAAGGCGGAGCCCTTCCCGGCGGTGCTCCAGCGGCAGGTGACGAAGGTGGAGGAGTTGGCGCGGCGCATGTTCCGAGGCCCGGACCTGCCCAAGGGCTGGCACCTCAACACCTGCCTGGTGAACTTCTACGGCAGCCGCCTGGAGGAGGACCGCTGGGTGGACACGGCCCGGGTGGGGGAGCACAAGGACTTCGAGCCGGGGCCCGTGGCCTCGCTGTCCTTTGGCGAGCGGGCGCTCATCCAGTTCGTCACGTCGACCCGCCCGGGGGAGCGCGACGCGGTGGTGCTGGAGCAGTGGCTGGACGACGGCTCGCTGGAGCTGTTCGGCGGGAAGCAGTGGAAGGAGGAGACGTTCCACCGCGTGCAGCGGGTGGACACGCGCGAGGGCCATGACCTGGCGCCGAAGCTCCCGGACTTCCGGACGCGCCGCATCAACCTCACGTTCCGCTACGTCCCGGACGTCCACGTGACGCCGTTCGCCGCGCTGTCCACGGAGGCGCGCGAGGACGTGCGCGGCTACATGGAGCGGCTCGCGAAGGGCAGCGCCTTCTTCCGCGCGGAGCTCGCGCGAGAGGCCCGGCCGCCAGCGCCCTGA
- a CDS encoding zinc-dependent alcohol dehydrogenase family protein, with the protein MKAYEIRGKFGLENLVACERPDPTPGPFQVRVRVKATSLNFRDLMMVEGRYNPSLKLPLIPNSDGAGVVDEVGPGVTRVKLGDRVMGAFSQAWLAGEPSRAVHQSALGGPLDGALADTMVLREEGVVATPDYLSDEEAATLPCAAVTAWSALVTHGAVKAGDVVLLQGTGGVSIFALQIAKLLGARIIVTSSRDEKLERARALGAHDVINYVTTPDWEKVARGLTKNVGVDHVVEVGGAGTFEKSLRAVRPGGTVSVIGVLSGGAATVQLTPILMQNLRVQGVVVGHRESFEALLRAFTQHAVRPVVDRVFPFEEAVAAFHHLKSGAHFGKVVVRVG; encoded by the coding sequence ATGAAGGCCTACGAGATTCGCGGGAAGTTCGGGCTGGAGAACCTGGTGGCGTGTGAGCGGCCGGACCCCACGCCAGGACCGTTCCAGGTGCGGGTGCGGGTGAAGGCCACGAGCCTCAACTTCCGCGACTTGATGATGGTGGAGGGGCGCTACAACCCCTCGCTGAAGCTGCCCTTGATTCCGAACTCGGATGGCGCGGGTGTGGTGGACGAGGTGGGGCCGGGGGTGACGCGCGTGAAGCTGGGGGACCGGGTGATGGGGGCGTTCTCCCAGGCGTGGCTCGCGGGAGAGCCCTCGCGCGCGGTGCATCAGAGCGCGTTGGGTGGGCCGCTGGATGGCGCGTTGGCGGACACGATGGTGCTCCGGGAGGAGGGCGTGGTGGCGACGCCGGACTACCTGTCCGACGAAGAGGCGGCCACGTTGCCTTGCGCGGCGGTGACGGCGTGGAGCGCGTTGGTGACGCACGGCGCGGTGAAGGCGGGGGACGTGGTGTTGCTGCAGGGGACGGGAGGTGTCTCCATCTTCGCGCTGCAGATCGCGAAGCTGCTGGGGGCGCGCATCATCGTGACGTCGAGTCGCGACGAGAAGCTGGAGCGGGCGCGTGCGCTGGGGGCGCATGACGTCATCAACTACGTCACGACGCCGGACTGGGAGAAGGTGGCGCGGGGGCTCACGAAGAACGTGGGCGTGGACCACGTCGTGGAGGTGGGAGGGGCTGGGACGTTCGAGAAGTCACTGCGCGCGGTGCGGCCGGGCGGCACGGTGTCCGTCATTGGCGTGCTGAGTGGTGGTGCTGCGACGGTGCAGTTGACGCCGATCCTGATGCAGAACCTGCGGGTGCAGGGAGTCGTCGTGGGGCACCGCGAGAGCTTCGAGGCGCTCCTGCGGGCCTTCACCCAGCATGCGGTGCGTCCCGTGGTGGACCGGGTCTTCCCGTTCGAGGAGGCCGTGGCGGCGTTCCACCACCTCAAGAGTGGAGCGCACTTTGGGAAGGTCGTGGTGCGAGTGGGCTGA
- a CDS encoding RIO1 family regulatory kinase/ATPase, with amino-acid sequence MNDSLETLLADGIIEAVIGQLKTGKEAEVWLVQHAGQVVAAKLYKERHERNFRNNAGYREGREVRNSRTRRAMEKGSRFGQAAAEEAWKSAESDSLYKLHAQGVRVPTPVMFYEGILLMEVVVDAEGHPAPRLVEAPPATPEDAQNMYLDLRAQVISMLCADLIHGDLSPYNILMSWAGPTIIDFPQTIAAARNNRAEFYFRRDLDNVREFLAAFAPWLNGMSGDTGEIWNAYVRRELTPEFVPSGNFREAPRRQGGKGGARDGRPDVRPQGGPRRDFRAQPEEVVAPEPAKAAMTPEEAEEAELRELEALVLRQGGGERGKPPASPPQRGGRRGGGRPPPRQGNNRPATPAAQRSGAPSASRTGAAPASGDQRGATARPPPRGDARSGGQGSSQGDARNGGPRSFQGDARNGGARSFQGDARNGGQGSSQGDARNGGQGSSQGDARNGGPRSFQGDARNGGQGSSQGDARNGGQGSSQGDARNGGPRSFQGDTRNGGHGSQGGRRDGGPGTFQGDAARGEQGASQGDARNGGPRSFRGDTRNGGQGGRRNGSPRSFQGDSINGGQTPTQGEQGNGGPSDFQSDATHGGQAPSRGERRNGGPRSFQDDASNEGQGFSLEERRNGGPRSGQGDNRNGGPRGASQGGRRNGGPRSSQGDARNDGSASHSDNAHLGEQHASSVDARSGASESSTGEPRNNGQRSYQGTSRNGAARAGSEDARNGSPRPPVGGRRNERHERQAHGQSSEPNSHYDNGNGEQGGPNGSARQNDSRPPRNEQRRGGPGRGAQPIVESRPAVNTAPASAPSGNVMREPRQNGNGARPQHPNSNRGGPRAARGGPQVSYVARSSTPSDSGPTETGS; translated from the coding sequence ATGAATGACTCGCTAGAGACCCTCCTCGCCGACGGAATCATCGAGGCCGTCATCGGCCAGTTGAAGACGGGAAAGGAGGCGGAGGTGTGGCTTGTCCAGCACGCCGGGCAGGTGGTGGCCGCCAAGCTGTACAAGGAACGCCACGAGCGCAACTTCCGCAACAATGCGGGCTATCGGGAAGGGCGCGAAGTGCGCAACTCCCGGACCCGTCGCGCCATGGAGAAGGGCAGCCGCTTCGGGCAGGCCGCCGCCGAGGAGGCGTGGAAGAGCGCCGAATCGGATTCGCTGTACAAGCTGCACGCCCAGGGCGTCCGAGTCCCGACGCCGGTGATGTTCTACGAGGGCATCCTCCTGATGGAGGTGGTGGTCGACGCGGAGGGCCATCCGGCGCCGCGCCTGGTGGAGGCTCCGCCGGCGACCCCCGAGGATGCGCAGAACATGTACCTGGACCTGCGAGCGCAGGTCATCAGCATGCTGTGCGCGGACCTCATCCATGGGGACCTGTCGCCGTACAACATCCTGATGAGTTGGGCGGGGCCCACCATCATCGACTTCCCGCAGACCATCGCCGCCGCGCGCAACAACCGCGCGGAGTTCTACTTCCGTCGAGACCTGGACAACGTGCGCGAGTTCCTCGCGGCGTTCGCGCCGTGGCTGAACGGGATGTCGGGCGACACGGGCGAAATCTGGAACGCGTATGTGCGGCGGGAGCTCACGCCGGAGTTCGTGCCGTCCGGGAACTTCCGGGAGGCGCCTCGTCGGCAGGGAGGCAAGGGAGGTGCGCGGGATGGGCGCCCGGACGTGCGGCCGCAAGGAGGCCCGCGACGCGACTTCCGCGCTCAGCCAGAGGAGGTGGTGGCTCCCGAGCCGGCCAAGGCCGCGATGACGCCCGAGGAGGCCGAAGAGGCGGAGCTGCGCGAGCTGGAGGCGTTGGTCCTTCGGCAGGGGGGTGGTGAGCGAGGCAAGCCGCCCGCGTCGCCTCCGCAGCGAGGCGGGCGCCGGGGTGGAGGGCGTCCTCCTCCGCGCCAGGGCAACAACCGGCCCGCGACGCCCGCGGCACAGCGGAGTGGAGCGCCGTCGGCTTCGCGCACGGGTGCGGCACCGGCGAGTGGAGATCAACGGGGAGCGACGGCGCGGCCGCCGCCTCGGGGTGATGCTCGCAGCGGGGGGCAAGGCTCTTCGCAGGGTGATGCTCGCAATGGTGGGCCTCGCTCCTTCCAGGGCGATGCTCGCAATGGTGGGGCTCGCTCCTTCCAGGGTGATGCTCGCAACGGAGGGCAAGGCTCTTCGCAGGGTGATGCTCGCAACGGAGGGCAAGGCTCTTCGCAGGGTGATGCTCGCAATGGTGGGCCTCGCTCCTTCCAGGGTGATGCTCGCAACGGAGGGCAAGGCTCTTCGCAGGGCGATGCGCGCAACGGAGGGCAAGGCTCTTCGCAGGGTGATGCTCGCAATGGTGGGCCTCGCTCCTTCCAGGGAGATACTCGCAACGGGGGCCACGGCTCTCAGGGTGGGCGTCGCGACGGAGGTCCCGGCACCTTCCAGGGCGACGCGGCCAGAGGAGAGCAAGGCGCCTCACAGGGCGATGCTCGCAATGGTGGGCCTCGTTCCTTCCGGGGCGACACTCGCAACGGAGGCCAGGGTGGGCGGCGCAACGGAAGTCCGCGCTCCTTCCAGGGCGACTCCATCAACGGGGGGCAAACTCCCACCCAAGGTGAGCAGGGCAACGGCGGCCCTTCTGACTTCCAGAGTGATGCAACCCACGGAGGGCAGGCGCCTTCTCGGGGTGAGCGACGCAACGGTGGGCCTCGCTCCTTCCAGGACGATGCGTCCAACGAAGGCCAAGGCTTCTCTCTGGAAGAGCGACGCAACGGTGGGCCTCGCTCCGGCCAGGGTGACAATCGCAACGGCGGTCCGCGCGGAGCCTCCCAGGGCGGCCGGCGCAATGGCGGACCTCGTTCCTCCCAGGGCGATGCACGCAACGATGGGTCGGCATCCCATTCGGACAACGCGCATCTCGGCGAGCAGCACGCTTCTTCGGTCGATGCGCGCAGTGGCGCCTCGGAGTCCTCCACCGGTGAGCCACGCAACAACGGCCAGCGGTCCTACCAGGGCACCTCGCGCAACGGCGCGGCTCGCGCGGGTTCGGAGGACGCTCGCAACGGTTCGCCTCGTCCCCCCGTGGGCGGACGTCGCAACGAGCGACATGAGCGCCAGGCCCATGGCCAGTCCTCGGAGCCGAACAGCCATTACGACAACGGAAATGGCGAGCAGGGCGGCCCCAACGGTTCAGCCCGGCAGAACGACTCACGGCCTCCTCGCAATGAGCAGCGCCGGGGAGGCCCGGGTCGAGGAGCACAACCCATCGTGGAGAGCCGTCCCGCCGTCAACACGGCACCGGCCTCCGCTCCGAGTGGCAACGTGATGCGAGAGCCCCGGCAGAACGGCAATGGGGCTCGGCCGCAGCACCCCAATTCGAACCGGGGCGGCCCTCGCGCGGCTCGTGGCGGGCCGCAGGTGAGCTACGTGGCTCGCTCCTCCACGCCGTCCGACTCAGGGCCCACCGAAACGGGCTCCTGA
- a CDS encoding PIN domain-containing protein, translated as MTPALPPLSVVLDTNVVLDLYVFEDPATRVLWEALEAGRVVAWVEEGMLAELGFVLASRNFLPGRQVDARRTALERYRARARLLREGEGAPVVELPRCKDRDDQRFLVLAARARVDWLVSKDKRVLSMADRRELPFTILTLRQAVARLEASRG; from the coding sequence ATGACTCCCGCGCTGCCGCCCCTGTCCGTGGTGCTCGACACCAACGTGGTCCTGGACCTCTACGTCTTCGAGGACCCCGCCACGCGGGTGTTGTGGGAGGCGCTGGAGGCGGGGCGGGTGGTGGCGTGGGTGGAGGAGGGGATGTTGGCGGAGCTGGGCTTCGTGCTCGCCTCGCGGAACTTCCTGCCTGGGCGGCAGGTGGACGCACGGCGGACGGCGCTCGAGCGCTATCGGGCGCGAGCGCGGTTGCTTCGTGAGGGGGAGGGGGCGCCGGTGGTGGAGTTGCCTCGGTGCAAGGACCGGGATGACCAGCGGTTCCTGGTGCTGGCCGCGCGGGCGCGGGTGGATTGGTTGGTGAGCAAGGACAAGCGGGTCCTCTCGATGGCGGACCGGCGCGAGCTGCCCTTCACCATCCTCACGCTCCGGCAGGCGGTGGCGAGGCTCGAAGCCTCGCGTGGCTGA